From one Streptomyces sp. N50 genomic stretch:
- a CDS encoding GTP-binding protein — MDSATSDARTPLGASADNGLKIVVVGGFGVGKTTLVRSVSEIRPLNTEETMTKAGEAVDDISEVRGKSATTVAFDFGRITLDARNVLYLFGAPGQERFWFLWDRLFSGTLGAVVLVDTRRIGDSWYAIDRLEHHGTPFVVACNDFGGPTYAPQQIREALDLDPHVPLLDCDARSRASAKQVLISLVEHVKNGQTRGRYDGQGPGRYDGQVPGRHDGQGAARPQVPAPHQELAL, encoded by the coding sequence TTGGACTCCGCAACCTCTGACGCGCGCACCCCCTTGGGTGCCTCCGCCGACAACGGCCTGAAGATCGTGGTCGTCGGCGGCTTCGGCGTCGGCAAGACCACGCTGGTCCGCTCGGTCAGCGAGATACGTCCCCTCAACACCGAGGAGACGATGACGAAGGCCGGCGAGGCCGTCGACGACATCAGCGAGGTGCGCGGCAAGTCCGCGACCACGGTCGCCTTCGACTTCGGCCGCATCACGCTCGACGCCCGCAATGTGCTGTACCTGTTCGGCGCCCCGGGCCAGGAGAGGTTCTGGTTCCTCTGGGACCGTCTCTTCTCCGGGACGCTCGGCGCGGTGGTCCTCGTCGACACCCGCCGCATCGGCGACTCCTGGTACGCGATCGACCGCCTCGAACACCACGGCACCCCCTTCGTCGTGGCCTGCAACGACTTCGGCGGCCCCACCTACGCCCCGCAGCAGATCCGCGAGGCCCTCGACCTCGACCCGCACGTCCCCCTCCTGGACTGCGACGCCCGCTCCCGCGCGTCCGCGAAACAGGTGCTGATCTCCCTGGTCGAGCACGTCAAGAACGGACAGACCAGGGGCCGTTACGACGGCCAGGGCCCCGGTCGCTACGACGGTCAGGTCCCCGGTCGCCACGACGGCCAGGGCGCCGCCCGCCCCCAAGTCCCCGCCCCCCACCAGGAGTTGGCCCTGTGA
- a CDS encoding DUF397 domain-containing protein, translated as MLNGTDLYELDITAASFTQACGGPCTEGCVTLARIGDGCWALGDSKRPDKEPLRFTTEELSVAGIDPTRFGLTI; from the coding sequence ATGCTCAACGGCACCGACCTCTACGAACTCGACATCACCGCGGCCTCGTTCACGCAGGCCTGCGGCGGCCCCTGTACCGAAGGTTGCGTCACCCTCGCCCGGATCGGCGACGGCTGCTGGGCCCTCGGTGACAGCAAGCGGCCCGACAAAGAGCCGTTGCGGTTCACGACGGAGGAGTTGAGCGTGGCCGGGATCGACCCGACCCGCTTCGGCCTGACCATCTGA
- a CDS encoding helix-turn-helix transcriptional regulator translates to MPAGGRPTVRSRRLGTALKQYRQAAKFDQPQAADLIASSQARISRVESGHATPRVIEVRLLLDAYGVKDPEVRLKLEELAKNSKNRGWWLEHAAHLRPDYVDHIALEDDATYIREWQPVTVPGLLQTPAYAESVIAGGPHYLEPERVDQLVKVRMGRQAKIDEGGASYTVILWEGVVVHPLVSVGIHQEQLSAILEIGKRKNVTVQVLPFSAGVLAGYSSAFYSFSFDEEPTVEAVAMDNLRGTSVLEGAEDLAAYANAYDLLRSSALAPDASAKLIRGVLRSLKEDTS, encoded by the coding sequence ATGCCCGCAGGTGGACGGCCGACGGTGCGCAGTAGGCGCTTGGGGACGGCACTCAAGCAGTACCGGCAGGCTGCCAAGTTCGACCAGCCGCAGGCCGCCGATCTGATCGCATCAAGTCAGGCCAGAATCAGCCGCGTTGAGAGTGGCCACGCCACCCCGCGTGTGATCGAGGTGCGGTTGCTGCTCGATGCCTACGGTGTCAAGGACCCGGAAGTACGCCTCAAGCTGGAGGAGTTGGCCAAGAACTCGAAGAACAGGGGCTGGTGGCTGGAGCATGCCGCACACCTGCGGCCGGATTACGTCGACCACATCGCGTTGGAGGATGACGCGACTTACATCCGCGAGTGGCAGCCGGTCACGGTGCCAGGGCTCCTGCAAACTCCGGCCTACGCGGAGTCAGTTATCGCCGGCGGCCCCCACTACCTGGAGCCGGAAAGGGTCGACCAGCTGGTGAAGGTGCGGATGGGGCGGCAGGCGAAGATCGACGAGGGTGGGGCGTCGTACACGGTCATCCTCTGGGAGGGTGTCGTCGTGCACCCGTTGGTGAGCGTCGGGATCCATCAGGAGCAGTTGTCCGCGATCCTTGAGATCGGAAAGCGCAAGAACGTCACCGTGCAGGTGCTGCCGTTCAGCGCCGGAGTCCTGGCCGGCTACTCCTCCGCCTTCTACTCCTTCAGCTTCGACGAGGAACCGACGGTCGAAGCCGTTGCCATGGACAACCTGCGAGGAACCTCGGTCCTTGAAGGGGCTGAGGATCTTGCCGCTTACGCCAATGCATACGACCTACTACGATCGTCAGCGTTGGCGCCGGACGCGAGCGCGAAGCTCATCCGGGGCGTACTGCGGAGCTTGAAGGAAGACACATCGTGA
- a CDS encoding cytochrome P450, translating into MTAPVPLSGPRFQTEPARLYREMRREHGAVTPVVLDGDIPAWLVLGYRELHQVTGDPVLFSRDSDLWNQWDGIPDDWPLLPMIGRKQPSILYTVGERHRERVGMISDALEAVDPSELRSYTEKFADELIDGICAKGETDIVGDYAMLLPVRVLARLYGFRDEQGPGLVTALNDMIDGRERALAGQSHLAESMGQLLADRKETPADDVVSRMLTHESGFNDIEIAQDLMVMMAAGHQPTADWIGNSLRLMLTDDRFAASLFGGRNSVAEAMNEVLWEDTPTQNVAGRWASRDTQLGGRRIRAGDLLLLGLQGANSDPQVRTDGSALTGGNNAHFSFGHGEHRCPFPAQEVAEVIARTGIEVVLDRLPDIDLAVPAESLTRRPSPWLRGLTELPVRFTPVPAL; encoded by the coding sequence GTGACCGCGCCCGTACCGCTGAGTGGACCCAGGTTCCAGACCGAACCGGCGCGGCTGTACCGGGAGATGCGGCGCGAGCACGGCGCCGTGACCCCCGTGGTGCTGGACGGCGACATCCCGGCCTGGCTGGTGCTCGGCTACCGCGAGCTGCACCAAGTCACCGGCGATCCGGTGCTGTTCAGCCGTGACTCCGACCTGTGGAACCAGTGGGACGGCATTCCCGACGACTGGCCGCTGCTGCCGATGATCGGCCGTAAGCAGCCGTCGATCCTCTACACGGTCGGCGAGCGGCACCGCGAGCGCGTCGGCATGATCAGCGACGCGCTGGAGGCGGTAGACCCGTCCGAACTCCGCTCCTACACCGAGAAGTTCGCGGACGAACTGATCGACGGGATCTGCGCCAAGGGCGAGACGGACATCGTCGGCGACTACGCGATGCTGCTGCCCGTGCGGGTCCTGGCGCGGCTCTACGGCTTCCGGGACGAGCAGGGTCCGGGGCTGGTGACCGCGCTCAACGACATGATCGACGGACGGGAGCGCGCGCTCGCCGGGCAGAGCCATCTGGCCGAGTCCATGGGGCAGTTGCTGGCCGACCGGAAGGAAACGCCGGCCGACGACGTGGTGTCGCGGATGCTGACGCACGAGTCCGGCTTCAACGACATCGAGATCGCCCAGGACTTGATGGTGATGATGGCGGCCGGCCACCAGCCGACCGCCGACTGGATCGGCAACTCGCTGCGGCTGATGCTGACCGACGACCGTTTCGCGGCCTCGCTGTTCGGCGGCCGCAACAGTGTCGCCGAGGCGATGAACGAGGTCCTCTGGGAGGACACCCCGACGCAGAACGTGGCCGGGCGCTGGGCCTCCCGCGACACCCAGCTCGGCGGCCGCCGCATCCGCGCCGGCGACCTGCTCCTCCTCGGTCTCCAGGGCGCCAACTCCGACCCCCAGGTCCGCACCGACGGCTCCGCGCTCACCGGCGGCAACAACGCGCACTTCTCCTTCGGGCACGGGGAGCACCGGTGTCCGTTCCCGGCGCAGGAGGTGGCCGAGGTGATCGCGCGGACGGGCATCGAGGTCGTCCTGGACCGCCTCCCGGACATCGACCTGGCGGTACCGGCCGAGTCCCTCACCCGCAGGCCCTCGCCGTGGCTGCGGGGCCTGACCGAACTGCCGGTGCGGTTCACGCCCGTGCCCGCGCTCTGA
- a CDS encoding cytochrome P450, with protein sequence MSTGTEETRIVLDPFVADLDGESARLRAAGPLAAVELPGGVPVWAVTRHAEAKQLLTDPRLVKDINVWGAWQRGEIPADWPLIGLANPGRSMLTVDGADHRRMRTLVAQALTPRRVEQMRGRIAKLTEGLLDGLEGDEVDLKAEFAYPLPMYVIADLMGIEESQLPRLKELFEKFFSTQTPPAEVIATLTELAGIMAQTVAAKRAEPGDDLTSALIAASENGDHLTDDEIVSTLQLMVAAGHETTISLIVNAVVNLSAHPVQRALVLAGEADWSSVVEETLRHSTPTSHVLIRFATEDVQVGDKVLPAGDALIVSYAAIGRDEEAHGPTAGEFDITRTSENRHISFGHGPHVCPGAALSRLEADVALPALYERFPHLDLAVPASELRNKPVVTQNDIFELPVRLTPGD encoded by the coding sequence ATGAGCACCGGTACCGAAGAGACCCGTATCGTCCTCGACCCCTTCGTCGCCGACCTGGACGGCGAGAGCGCCAGGCTGCGTGCGGCCGGTCCGCTGGCCGCCGTGGAGCTGCCCGGTGGCGTGCCCGTGTGGGCGGTGACGCGGCACGCCGAGGCGAAACAGCTGCTCACGGATCCGCGGCTGGTGAAGGACATCAACGTCTGGGGTGCCTGGCAGCGCGGCGAGATCCCCGCGGACTGGCCGCTGATCGGGCTCGCGAACCCGGGCCGTTCGATGCTGACCGTGGACGGCGCGGACCACCGCCGGATGCGCACGCTGGTCGCGCAGGCGCTCACCCCGCGCCGGGTGGAGCAGATGCGGGGCCGGATAGCGAAGCTGACGGAAGGCCTCCTGGACGGCTTGGAGGGGGACGAGGTCGACCTGAAGGCGGAGTTCGCGTACCCGCTCCCGATGTACGTCATCGCCGACCTCATGGGCATAGAAGAGTCCCAACTCCCGCGTCTGAAGGAGCTGTTCGAGAAGTTCTTCTCGACGCAGACCCCGCCGGCCGAGGTGATCGCCACCCTCACGGAACTCGCGGGCATCATGGCGCAGACGGTCGCGGCGAAGCGGGCGGAGCCGGGCGACGACCTGACGTCGGCGCTGATCGCGGCGTCGGAGAACGGCGACCACCTCACCGACGACGAGATCGTCTCCACGCTCCAGCTGATGGTCGCGGCCGGCCATGAGACGACGATCTCGCTGATCGTCAACGCGGTCGTCAACCTGTCGGCGCACCCCGTCCAGCGCGCCCTCGTCCTGGCCGGCGAGGCCGACTGGTCCTCGGTGGTCGAGGAGACCCTGCGCCACTCGACGCCCACCTCGCACGTCCTGATCCGCTTCGCCACGGAGGACGTCCAGGTCGGCGACAAGGTCCTCCCGGCCGGGGACGCGCTGATCGTGTCGTACGCCGCGATCGGCCGCGACGAGGAGGCCCACGGCCCGACGGCGGGCGAGTTCGACATCACCCGCACCAGCGAGAACCGCCACATCTCCTTCGGCCACGGCCCGCACGTCTGCCCGGGCGCGGCCCTGTCCCGCCTGGAGGCGGACGTGGCACTCCCGGCCCTCTACGAGCGCTTCCCGCACCTGGACCTGGCGGTCCCGGCGAGCGAGCTCCGCAACAAGCCGGTGGTGACGCAGAACGACATCTTCGAGCTGCCGGTGCGGCTGACGCCGGGCGACTGA
- a CDS encoding acyl carrier protein, protein MPRKSLPTRLAATAALLLATGALSVPAASAAPSDAAPGDAYVLTVTTNPTTTNYQERHVDVTGTVTKADGTPAPNIPVTLQEVVQFTTWNPWGDPIDPNYYEPRDLGKPVTDANGKFTVPDVDIDRTGGSSLLNVQHDVHITALYDEDGDLNTPQDGYFAETTVAAKTRSSSVSYSVNKKKVKAGDILTVQGKVTLPSGVEPQGTEVFLQTYWEQEYHVKVTAEDDGFFVMSVRVSSYDDTFTLRTAPTDLYVAGATQKLPITNTSLPRR, encoded by the coding sequence ATGCCCAGGAAGTCCCTGCCGACGCGGCTCGCCGCCACCGCCGCGCTGCTGCTCGCCACCGGCGCCCTGTCCGTACCGGCCGCCTCCGCGGCCCCCTCGGACGCCGCCCCCGGCGACGCCTACGTCCTGACCGTGACGACCAACCCCACCACCACGAACTACCAGGAACGGCACGTCGACGTCACCGGCACCGTCACCAAGGCGGACGGCACCCCGGCGCCCAACATCCCCGTCACCCTCCAGGAAGTCGTCCAGTTCACGACCTGGAACCCGTGGGGTGACCCGATCGACCCCAACTACTACGAGCCCCGCGACCTCGGCAAGCCGGTCACCGACGCCAACGGGAAGTTCACGGTCCCGGACGTCGACATCGACCGCACGGGCGGCAGCAGCCTGCTCAACGTCCAGCACGACGTGCACATCACCGCCCTCTACGACGAGGACGGTGACCTCAACACCCCGCAGGACGGCTACTTCGCGGAGACCACGGTCGCCGCCAAGACCCGCTCCAGCTCGGTGAGTTACTCGGTCAACAAGAAGAAGGTGAAGGCCGGCGACATCCTCACCGTCCAGGGCAAGGTCACCCTCCCGAGCGGGGTCGAGCCCCAGGGCACGGAGGTCTTCCTCCAGACCTACTGGGAGCAGGAGTACCACGTGAAGGTGACCGCCGAGGACGACGGCTTCTTCGTCATGTCGGTCCGTGTCTCGTCCTACGACGACACGTTCACGCTGCGCACGGCTCCGACGGACCTGTACGTGGCGGGGGCGACACAGAAGCTGCCGATCACCAACACGTCGTTGCCCCGCAGGTAG
- a CDS encoding helix-turn-helix transcriptional regulator: MPKSPSSSAQAARENVARRLRDMRKNAGLTVTGLANECGWHHAKTSRIENARTPPSPTDIRLWCRATGAMDQTPDLIAAAQNAESLYREWRQRVRTSLAKLQDSYVEQYRSTELLRQYSPVLVPGVLQTEGYARALLGIISRFHGAVDDGAEAAAARVRRSQVIHEPGHRFVLLIEEAVLYYQLADAEEMAAQLGYLLTAGALPQVSFGIIPTATRERAMWPQETFTMLDDTLVSVELATAEVSIAQPSEIALYLSAFEQLRSMAVYGADARSLIVKAIDALG; the protein is encoded by the coding sequence ATGCCCAAGTCCCCGTCCTCCTCAGCTCAAGCCGCGCGCGAAAACGTGGCGCGTCGGCTGCGCGACATGAGGAAGAACGCGGGCCTGACAGTCACTGGGCTGGCCAACGAGTGCGGTTGGCACCATGCCAAGACCTCACGCATCGAGAACGCCCGCACTCCTCCGTCGCCGACAGACATCCGCTTGTGGTGCCGTGCGACCGGTGCCATGGATCAGACCCCGGACCTGATCGCGGCCGCACAGAATGCGGAATCCCTGTACCGGGAGTGGCGCCAACGCGTGCGCACGAGCCTGGCCAAACTGCAGGACAGCTATGTCGAGCAGTACCGGTCGACCGAGTTGCTACGCCAATACTCCCCGGTGCTTGTCCCGGGGGTGCTCCAGACCGAGGGGTACGCGCGGGCTCTGTTGGGCATAATTTCCCGCTTCCACGGAGCCGTCGACGATGGGGCGGAGGCTGCCGCGGCACGTGTTCGACGGTCGCAGGTCATCCATGAGCCTGGCCATCGGTTCGTGCTCCTCATTGAGGAAGCGGTTCTCTACTACCAACTTGCCGACGCTGAGGAGATGGCGGCGCAGTTGGGCTACCTCCTTACTGCCGGAGCACTCCCGCAGGTGTCGTTCGGCATCATCCCGACGGCGACGCGCGAGCGAGCGATGTGGCCGCAGGAAACATTCACCATGCTCGACGACACTCTGGTGTCTGTCGAGTTGGCCACTGCCGAGGTGAGTATCGCCCAGCCCTCCGAGATCGCGCTCTACCTGAGCGCCTTCGAACAGCTCCGGAGCATGGCCGTGTACGGGGCGGACGCCCGGTCGTTGATAGTGAAGGCCATCGACGCGCTGGGCTGA
- a CDS encoding ATP-binding protein, whose protein sequence is MPASESFRFRIPKHRSHVPVARQRVRKALADWGITDELADAVTLLANELVTNAVTHCRVAYSQIKVELTLNGTELILEVSDPDRDRLPRPHDSTPDEEGGRGLALVAALAADWGCRQEPYAKCVWARFDLEGVQGHVPATL, encoded by the coding sequence ATGCCCGCGTCCGAAAGCTTCCGTTTCCGCATCCCCAAGCACCGAAGCCACGTCCCCGTCGCCCGCCAACGCGTCCGCAAGGCCCTCGCGGACTGGGGCATCACCGACGAACTCGCCGACGCAGTCACCCTGTTGGCCAACGAACTCGTCACCAACGCCGTGACCCACTGCCGGGTCGCCTACTCCCAGATCAAGGTCGAACTCACTCTCAACGGAACGGAGTTGATCCTTGAGGTCTCAGACCCCGACCGGGACAGACTCCCCCGACCCCACGACTCGACCCCGGATGAGGAAGGCGGCCGGGGCCTCGCCCTCGTCGCCGCGCTGGCCGCCGACTGGGGCTGCCGGCAGGAGCCGTACGCGAAATGCGTGTGGGCGAGGTTCGACCTGGAGGGGGTTCAGGGGCATGTTCCGGCGACTTTATGA
- the serC gene encoding phosphoserine transaminase, translating to MADIQIPADIKPADGRFGAGPSKVRTEALDALAATGTSLLGTSHRQAPVKNLVGKVREGVSALFSLPEGYEVVLGNGGSTAFWDVATHGLIDNKSQHLTFGEFSSKFAKAAKLAPWLAEPTVISSDPGTHPDPAAEAGVDVYAYTHNETSTGVAAPIKRVAGADEGALVLVDATSGAGGLPVDIAETDVYYFAPQKSFASDGGLWIGVFSPAAIERAERIHASGRHVPEFFSLPTAIDNSRKNQTYNTPALSTLFLLNEQLEWINGQGGLAWSTARTKDSSSRLYSWAEESKYATPFVSDPTKRSQVIGTIDFADEIDAAAVAKVLRANGIVDTEPYRKLGRNQLRVAMFPAIDPADVEALTKCIDYVIEKL from the coding sequence GTGGCTGATATCCAGATTCCCGCTGACATCAAGCCCGCCGACGGACGTTTCGGCGCTGGCCCCTCCAAGGTGCGGACGGAGGCGCTGGACGCGCTGGCCGCCACCGGTACGTCTCTGCTGGGTACGTCCCACCGCCAGGCCCCGGTCAAGAACCTGGTCGGCAAGGTGCGTGAGGGCGTCTCCGCGCTGTTCTCGCTGCCCGAGGGCTACGAGGTCGTCCTCGGCAACGGCGGTTCGACGGCCTTCTGGGACGTCGCGACCCACGGGCTCATCGACAACAAGTCGCAGCACCTGACCTTCGGCGAGTTCAGCTCGAAGTTCGCGAAGGCGGCCAAGCTGGCGCCGTGGCTGGCCGAGCCGACGGTCATCTCCTCCGACCCCGGCACGCACCCGGACCCGGCCGCCGAGGCGGGCGTCGACGTGTACGCGTACACGCACAACGAGACGTCGACGGGCGTCGCGGCCCCCATCAAGCGCGTGGCGGGCGCCGACGAGGGCGCGCTCGTCCTCGTCGACGCGACGTCGGGCGCGGGCGGCCTCCCGGTGGACATCGCCGAGACGGACGTCTACTACTTCGCCCCGCAGAAGTCCTTCGCCTCCGACGGCGGCCTGTGGATCGGCGTCTTCTCCCCCGCCGCGATCGAGCGCGCCGAGCGCATCCACGCGTCCGGCCGCCACGTCCCGGAGTTCTTCTCGCTCCCCACGGCGATCGACAACTCCCGCAAGAACCAGACGTACAACACCCCTGCGCTGTCCACCCTGTTCCTCCTCAACGAGCAGCTTGAGTGGATCAACGGCCAGGGCGGCCTGGCGTGGTCGACGGCCCGCACGAAGGACTCGTCGAGCCGTCTGTACAGCTGGGCGGAGGAGTCGAAGTACGCGACCCCGTTCGTGTCCGACCCCACCAAGCGCTCGCAGGTCATCGGCACCATCGACTTCGCCGACGAGATCGACGCGGCGGCGGTGGCGAAGGTGCTCCGCGCGAACGGCATCGTCGACACCGAGCCGTACCGCAAGCTCGGCCGCAACCAGCTCCGCGTGGCGATGTTCCCGGCGATCGACCCGGCGGACGTCGAGGCGCTGACCAAGTGCATCGACTATGTGATCGAGAAGCTGTGA
- a CDS encoding DUF397 domain-containing protein, whose amino-acid sequence MTKVVSPFWKSSYSGQENACVEVADTATHGRAIRDSKQPHPEDGSALLTVSRAAWHRFVNSL is encoded by the coding sequence GTGACCAAGGTTGTAAGCCCCTTCTGGAAGTCCTCGTACTCCGGGCAGGAGAACGCCTGCGTCGAGGTCGCCGACACCGCCACCCACGGCCGCGCCATCCGCGACAGCAAGCAGCCGCACCCGGAAGACGGCAGCGCCCTCCTCACCGTCTCCCGGGCCGCCTGGCACCGCTTCGTCAACTCCCTCTGA
- a CDS encoding DUF6879 family protein: MPQNVPSFDELMGAAQRSAVHLEMRDQYAVGDEADDFDAWLSTGQRDTDPTSEYWAPWVDLISRTVARGVVVRRARIVSEPVTDYIRYEHASTGVNVEAGEQVRWLPRPRSADLMLPGADLWIFDGTRILFNHFTGIGEWADPAHSLRTEPSIVKQCSDAFEAVWERATPHDEYEIH, translated from the coding sequence ATGCCGCAGAACGTGCCCAGCTTTGACGAACTCATGGGGGCCGCGCAGCGCTCCGCCGTGCACCTCGAAATGCGCGACCAGTACGCCGTCGGCGATGAGGCGGACGACTTCGACGCGTGGCTGAGCACCGGGCAGAGGGACACCGATCCCACCTCGGAGTACTGGGCGCCCTGGGTCGACCTGATCTCCCGCACAGTCGCCCGTGGTGTCGTCGTACGCCGTGCCCGGATCGTCTCGGAACCGGTCACCGACTACATCCGCTACGAGCACGCGAGTACGGGTGTCAACGTCGAAGCCGGTGAGCAGGTTCGGTGGCTGCCACGCCCTCGATCGGCCGACCTGATGCTGCCGGGCGCGGACCTGTGGATTTTCGACGGGACGCGGATCCTCTTCAACCACTTCACCGGCATCGGCGAGTGGGCCGATCCGGCCCACTCGCTGCGCACGGAGCCGAGTATCGTCAAGCAGTGCTCGGATGCCTTCGAGGCGGTCTGGGAACGCGCGACCCCACACGACGAGTACGAGATCCACTGA